The Vibrio crassostreae genomic interval ATAGCGTGATGATACTTGTATTTCAACAGGTTTTATAATGAATAATAAAGCCTAATAAATTATCAATTGGGTTATGTCTAAAGGTTATATAAGTTGTATATAACAAAAAAGATTGAGCTACATCTTACTTTTTCAAGTTTATAAATTTAAATTAATATAGATTTCTGACAGTGATTTTAACTGTAACTCATTGTTGATAAAAGATTTGTTACGTTTTCTTTTAATTTTAGTGTTTTTATTTTGATCAATTTTCGCTCTACCTATTGATAAAGTCGATAGGGGGTATTTTCCCCAGAGTGGGTGGGCTAATTATAATGGCGACGAATTTTCAACAGCCCTTATAGGAACAAATAATGATTACTAAGCTATACGTGAAAACAAGCATGTTTTTATCACAATTCAAGAACGATGAGCGCGGCGTAACTGCGATTGAATATGGTCTTATTGCTGTTGCAATGGCTGTGCTAGTAACTACAGCGGTAGGTGCTGATGGCTTCA includes:
- a CDS encoding Flp family type IVb pilin, producing MITKLYVKTSMFLSQFKNDERGVTAIEYGLIAVAMAVLVTTAVGADGFIGKLEGAFEDVATAIDTASS